One segment of Monomorium pharaonis isolate MP-MQ-018 chromosome 6, ASM1337386v2, whole genome shotgun sequence DNA contains the following:
- the LOC105832923 gene encoding LOW QUALITY PROTEIN: cytochrome P450 9e2 (The sequence of the model RefSeq protein was modified relative to this genomic sequence to represent the inferred CDS: substituted 1 base at 1 genomic stop codon) — translation MIFIIVLSVIVGTLGLYYFLFKDLNYFKKHGVPYVKPFPIVGSMGPMLLRTKSLADFIKSVYNLYPDAKYIGLYDAKTPLIMLRDLELIKSVTLKHFDMFTDHLNGVDENQDKIFGKNLAALRGERWREVRSILSPAFTSSKMKSMFRLMSNCGVDFASYVAQLPSEKKTMDMKDTFTRYTNDVIATCAFGIXVDSMRNPKNDFFVYGTEATNFSGFILFKFLIIRKFPQLARILRLKLFPEKIENFFRDLIKTTVKTRDENGIVRPDMLQLMMESRGKDSKAELDFDEMVAQALIFFFGGFESTSTLMCFAAHEIAMNPDIQKRLQNEIDQVMENTNGQASYEAINGMEYLDAIINEALRMYPVGAILDRLCLKDFELPPALPETKPFIIKEGHGIWIPVYALHHDPKYFNDPEKFDPERFLGERKKESLNCGAYLPFGLGPRMCIGNRFALLETKVLLFQLLARCDLKSCEKTSPEPVKFAKDGFSLKPEGGFWLNIIPRKNMHQSITPNAINGVS, via the coding sequence ATGATATTTATAATCGTATTGTCGGTAATAGTGGGCACCTTAGGCCTCTACTATTTTCTCTTCAAGgacttaaattatttcaagaaaCATGGAGTACCGTATGTGAAGCCTTTTCCCATAGTAGGCAGTATGGGACCAATGCTGCTTCGTACCAAATCATTAGCCGATTTCATTAAATCggtgtataatttatatcctGATGCTAAATACATCGGTTTGTATGATGCGAAGACTCCACTCATAATGCTTCGCGATCTTGAGCTTATTAAATCCGTGacgttaaaacattttgatatGTTCACGGATCATTTAAATGGCGTCGACGAaaatcaagataaaatttttggcaAAAATCTCGCCGCTCTTCGCGGAGAAAGATGGCGTGAAGTGCGATCCATATTGAGTCCGGCTTTCACGTCCAGCAAAATGAAAAGCATGTTTAGATTGATGTCGAATTGCGGTGTTGATTTCGCCAGTTACGTAGCACAATTGCCATCGGAGAAGAAAACAATGGACATGAAAGACACCTTTACGAGGTATACAAATGACGTAATCGCCACCTGTGCCTTTGGAATTTAGGTAGATTCTATGAGAAATCCGAAAAATGATTTCTTTGTGTACGGCACAGAGGCAACCAATTTTAGcggttttattctttttaaattcttaataattagaaaatttccTCAATTAGCACGAATACTTagactaaaattatttcctgaaaaaatagagaattttttcCGTGATCTTATAAAAACCACTGTAAAAACTAGAGATGAAAATGGTATCGTTCGTCCAGACATGTTACAATTGATGATGGAGAGTAGAGGTAAAGATAGTAAAGCAGAATTGGATTTCGACGAAATGGTGGCACAGGcgttaattttcttctttggAGGCTTTGAGAGTACTTCAACGTTAATGTGCTTTGCCGCTCACGAAATCGCGATGAATCCAGACATACAAAAGAGACTTCAAAATGAAATAGATCAGGTCATGGAAAATACAAATGGACAAGCATCTTACGAGGCTATTAACGGCATGGAGTATCTAGATGCTATAATCAACGAAGCGTTGAGAATGTATCCAGTTGGTGCAATATTGGACAGATTATGCTTAAAAGACTTCGAACTACCGCCGGCATTACCAGAAACAAAACCTTTTATTATAAAGGAAGGACACGGTATATGGATACCAGTTTATGCACTTCATCATGATCCTAAATACTTCAATGATCCGGAGAAGTTTGATCCCGAGCGATTTCTTGGTGAACGGAAGAAAGAGAGTCTTAACTGTGGTGCGTATCTTCCTTTCGGTCTTGGTCCTAGAATGTGCATAGGTAACAGATTTGCATTGCTGGAGACAAAGgttttactttttcaattgCTGGCACGTTGTGATCTGAAATCTTGCGAGAAGACATCACCAGAGCCGGTCAAGTTCGCTAAGGATGGTTTTAGTTTAAAACCTGAAGGTGGTTTCTGGTTAAATATAATACCAAGGAAAAACATGCATCAGTCTATTACACCCAATGCTATTAACGGAGTATCCTAG